The sequence GTGGCTTGTAAGCAAGAAAGCCAGCGCCATTTGATCGATTCTAAAACTAATAGTAAAAGGTTTCAGTGCTTAATTTGAGAAAAATATGATTGATTAATTGTTTAAACTCCGATAAATGTGCGAACCCGATTAGAATTTGAAATCACTGGGGTGTATAACAATAAAACGGATTAATCTACTCAACGATATTGAGTAATTTAATATCTGAGATGATTGAACTCCGATAATAGTCGGGATATAATCGGAATATGAGTAAACCGTTATCCGAGATATGATTTTGACAGAGTAAGTTTACTGTAATTGAATTGTTTGCAAATGAATGGTCCAAGGGGCGTATTTATAAGTGGGAAAGTTTGTTACATGAATGGCTGACGTGGCACACGTACCATTTGTGAGTGTAACAAACTGGATGTACATAGCGCAGACGCTCCCCTCATGTGCCACTCCATAGATATTTTGATGCACGTGTGCAAGCTACCCAATAGCACACACAATTGCACAAGTTGAAGGGCTTGCGTATAAATACAACATAGATTCTTCTTAAAGTATTTCTTTAGTGCATTTTGCATCCGAATCCTTCTTATTCAGCCGGTGTCGGCACCATTTATCCTCCTTATCGGTCccggttttttttattttatgaaaatgaataatttttatataaaaataaagattatttgATACGGAGGATGTATcatttacggagtaatatatatcaaAACAATTTATTGTTGCTAACGATTTCTTGCCATATTTCCAAACAATTTATTACCCCTACATACTAAAAGCCAGGAGGATTTTTgtagtttcaatttttttttattgtagTTTTCAATTTGCGTTCACACTGCAATCGACCCTTCAACTTTGCCTCAATATACACAACGACCACTCAAATTTACATTCTTTGAGGTTAAAAAGTGTAAATTCTTCCAAAACATATGTTTCGGCAGGGATATGCAAGCCCTGTGTTGATTTTGTCAACCCATCCAGTCGCACCCCGTATGCCACTGGAGCCTAGCGAAACACTTTCACCCATAAATCACCACAATATGCCAGCACCCAGATTCGAGCCTGCGTAGTCGTCATTCTTCCAACACTTACATATGTGGGACCAAAGGGATCACAAGGGCCGGGTaccgttgaagcaatgcttcgttggttaaaaaaaaaaaactaattccacccgaatttttagcgggtcctatcttctcgctcggtgcgagttaaatttttccgagcccaccgttcaactcaaaaaaatctcacgaacacaacgggactaactatacgcgaaacggacacttaaaaaaaacgctcaatacctcggactatattcaatacatatacacacctataatacgctccgttaactatgaatacgcaacccaaAGGTCTCGCAGCATCGCGCGAGCTGTTGCTAATAGGGAGTATTATTTTTTGCTGCTACGTGCGGACACCTCGGCTCATTCTTGACATTATCATAACCAAATAGTAATCACTTAACTAACATCATATtacgatttattttttattttcattcatTTTAGGCACGAAAAAGGTCAATGCAATTTATAAAGAACAAATATCCTCAAGGATCCAACCTAAGTTTAGTAGACACTGATTAAATGAGAATTTAGATCTTACTTACTTCATTGACCATATCAGGATATCCAACGTGGCATCCATGCACACATTTCTGGTCCCACTATATTTCTCATCACAACCGTCCACGTAAACCACTACGAACTAAAATCAAGATCTAACGGTCAAGAATCAACCAAGTAATTAATCATACGTAACCCTCCTACCGTAGCTATAAAATAACGCACTCACATGTTTAGTGACACCATCTACCCCCAAATGCTTTTCTTTAGCTTATAAAACcctcaattttattttttattttttattttgcatATAAAATTAATCATCTAAAGTTCAGGATGAAAGACGATAACAAAACGAATGTTTTATTTCTTTCTTGATATAGTTTAATCCGTCAAAAATTATTATCTATATCTGATAGTAATCCGTAGCGCGATTAAAACCCTAGAAATTAGGTTTTTGGTTTTGATTCATATTCTATTGAATATAATCCGTTTTGATAGCTTCGATCAATGGATTCGACTGCAATTGCAAAGTACACCCCTCAGAAGTAAAACCTTTTTCGTTCTTTTAATTGTTTATATCTGTATATGCGTTGTGTATGTAAatattgatgtatatatatatatattttgttttgatTTACTGTTATAGGAAAAGAGTGTTTCCGGGTAGTAGTAGTAGTACACCGTGTATGGACCCTGATGTGATTGAAATTGCTCCACCATCGGCTGATGAGATTTCGAAAATGAAATCAAAGGCTAAGGGTAAACGAAAAGAGGTAAATAATAATCAATGTTAGGGTTTATCAATTGTTTTTTTGATTGATTGAATTGTGTAGGTTAGTTTGTATGCTTTGTCTTATTGTCGTGAAACCCTAAAGTTGCTAAAATGATATGCATTTTGCTGTTATATTAGGGTAAATTAATTTTTTGGGTCGTAATTGATTGCAATTTGCCTATTTATTTCTAGGGCACATTTTAATGACAGCAAAAGTGGTTGTTGGATTAAATTTTTGTTTAAAGGATGGTGTTTATCGGCAGAATACTAAGTTTAATTATCGTGAAACGTGATTTATAAAATCGATCTTGTAATCCATCATTTGGTTTAAATTTTGAAGATACTTTGATATCATCGTTTTTCGTCACTAATATACATCTTAACGATGCATCCAAGTTTAACTTAATTATAAGGTCTTTGGGTTTTGTGCTTACACTATATTCATCTACCAAGTAAAGTTCTGCGTTATAGACTAATAGATAATTTGGGTGCTTGAAGAGAATCATTCTATACCGCATTATAATACCTCTAGATGAAGCTTTCAATCCCTCAATATCCCTAAGTAAACAAGAAAATGTTAAGCAAGTGCATTGCAAATTATATCCTCACTGATAAAACTATGTAGTACAAATCAAAATCATTTGAAAGATTTTCTATTGTTGGTGCGTATTGTAAGTCCTTAGTTTACCATCGAGTCTGTATTCGTTAAATTTAGTTATTTGGTTTTGGACAACCTATTGTCATTAACAATATGATGTATATAATACTTATGATTGTCTATTTAATACACAATTCTAGTATCCACTAGTGTATAGTGTAATTGATCATTGTTTTTCTTTGAACGAAAACTCACACACCACCCAACACCTGTTAATTCACCAATATAATATAGATATGTATATGCCATACAATTAATGTATATGCATATTTATTTATTTGTGACTGGTTAATTCTGTAGCACTCATGTTTTATATGTTATATCAACCCATTGATTCCTGAATCCGCGACCTATTGTTCCCAGATTGCCTCTTATGAAATAATTGATGTTGATATGGATGAAGACCGCAATGATGTAGTTTTCATTGATTCGAAGGTTGAGTGTAATTCAAAGAAGAAGGTATTTGTTTCTCCATTTCCTGTTCCAATTTTTAAAATTATTCATATCTAATTGCGTTATTGGAGCctacttatatttattttgttcTAGCGCTCCATTGGCATCTCGTTGGGTCCCAGTTGTGCATCACAATCTAATTTAAACACCATGGTCAACTCTGCGACAACAGTCAAGTCAAATAAGAAGGGAAAGGTATAATCTTTTTCCTAATCTTGTTTTTCagtgatatatatgtataatatatatgtataattgacTTAAATTCTTCCATCGTTTAGGAGGTCCCAGTGGAAACTGGTCAGAGTTGGGCCCCAGGATCAAATAACCTTTTTGATATAGATGAATATGTTTTTGATAATGAGTATATGGCTTTGCAATCTCATTTTGATGACTTGGATTTCCCAACCGGAGTTGAAGCTCCCCTTCCCTGGTTTCCAGATCTCATGAAGACCTCTTCACATCATTTGGAGACTTCTCATTTGCAGGTATCagctggtcaaagtcaaagtcaaccaaatgGGGTTGACCCGTTTTTCACATCTACCTCGCTTCCCTCAAGTAACAAGGTTCAGACAAGGTCCTCCAAGAAAGGTGTAAAGATAACAAGAGGTGTTAACACAGTTCCAGCACAGAACATGCCTCATAATTATGCTAATTTTGGTAACGGTTTTTATTATCCTCCTGATTTTCAAATGGGTTATGACACTTCAAGTTTTTCTACAGTACATCCAAGTGTTATGTTTCCTGAATCTGGGGGTATATATCCTACGTTTAATCCGATACCAGGCTCGGGTACCGGTAATGAAGTAAGCCCAAACTCAACGGGTTTAAGTATAGTGGGAAGTTCTGATGTAGCTAGGGTTGatactgatgatgttgtgaaaatgtATGAA comes from Rutidosis leptorrhynchoides isolate AG116_Rl617_1_P2 chromosome 4, CSIRO_AGI_Rlap_v1, whole genome shotgun sequence and encodes:
- the LOC139845575 gene encoding probable ubiquitin-conjugating enzyme E2 26 isoform X1, encoding MDSTAIAKYTPQKKRVFPGSSSSTPCMDPDVIEIAPPSADEISKMKSKAKGKRKEIASYEIIDVDMDEDRNDVVFIDSKVECNSKKKRSIGISLGPSCASQSNLNTMVNSATTVKSNKKGKEVPVETGQSWAPGSNNLFDIDEYVFDNEYMALQSHFDDLDFPTGVEAPLPWFPDLMKTSSHHLETSHLQVSAGQSQSQPNGVDPFFTSTSLPSSNKVQTRSSKKGVKITRGVNTVPAQNMPHNYANFGNGFYYPPDFQMGYDTSSFSTVHPSVMFPESGGIYPTFNPIPGSGTGNEVSPNSTGLSIVGSSDVARVDTDDVVKMYESFKKFDTVVDHSDHLFSKQKSAMKQPPKNWAKRIQEEWRILEKDLPDTIFVRVYESRMDILRAVIIGAEGTPYHDGLFFFDVCFPSSYPNSPPLVKYHSGGLRINPNLYNCGKVCLSLLNTWSGGLKEKWLPGTSTMLQVLVSIQGLILNTKPYFNEPGFAHSNGTPHGEKQSLQYNENTLILSLKTMVYTMNKPPKNFEDLVVGHFRNRVRDILMACKAYTEGVQVGCLVKGGVQDVDEGDNNCSAQFKNGVSSYLKTLIAAFKKIGANEADEFLNLCGKKFTAQAPAAAGAPPPQPITNSFGFYPLQFNSISTYNYH